The following coding sequences are from one Canis lupus baileyi chromosome 19, mCanLup2.hap1, whole genome shotgun sequence window:
- the UCN2 gene encoding urocortin-2, with product MTRWALLVLMVLTSGRALLVTGTPSPAFQLLPQNPPQATPCPVTSESTTATTTGPSTAWGHPSPGPRSGPRIILSLDVPIGLLQILLEQARARASREQATTNARILAQVGRR from the coding sequence ATGACCAGGTGGGCTTTGCTGGTGCTGATGGTCCTGACATCGGGCAGAGCCCTGCTGGTCACTGGGACCCCTAGCCCAGCCTTCCAGCTCCTCCCTCAGAACCCTCCCCAGGCTACTCCCTGTCCTGTGACCTCGGAGAGCACTACAGCCACCACCACAGGCCCCTCCACTGCTTGGGgccaccccagccctggccctcgCTCGGGCCCCCGCATCATCCTCTCGCTGGATGTCCCCATTGGCCTCCTACAGATCTTATTGGAGCAGGCCCGGGCCAGAGCTTCGAGGGAGCAGGCCACCACCAACGCTCGCATCCTGGCCCAGGTTGGCCGCCGCTGA